DNA sequence from the Ruminococcus albus 7 = DSM 20455 genome:
CCGAGTACGTTAAAATGAGCGATGTGCCGAATTTAAAGGGTATAACTGTTGGTAGATTTGCCAGGGATAATATCCGCGCAGGCTCGAAGATCGAGAGTGATAATGCTCGGAGTTACAAGAAACCGTTGGCACAGAAATACTTCCATGTTTTTGAAACATATGATCCGACAAGCGGTCAGCTGAACTGGATGCATAAAGTTATATCAAACTTCAAAGCAATGATCATGGGAACTTACCACGGAAACGAAAAGATCCACACAGCGTTATATGCTGCCGAATACTGCTACAAATTCAACCGTCGTAAGCTGGGAAACAGTGCGTATTTAAGGCTTTTGGCTGCTTTGGTGCAGTGATCTTACTTGTGGTGTGTCAGGGGGATAACCATAATTCATTATAGTCGAAACCAACAAACTGAAAATGTTTCTGGTCAATAAGTACTATCTTTTCATCGCTGTTCTTTTTCTGATATGTGCCCTCTTTAAATCCAAATTCGTTTTCTAATGGCGCAAAAAGATCATCATGATCAGGTTCATCGTCTGTTTCAGAACTGCCGCAACCTGTAATAAGTGCAGTGAAAATCATCAAATGGATAATTAGTTCCTTTTTATTCATTATCATAATCAAACTCACTTATCGCTTATTATAGTCATTTCCGATCTATTAGTTCATTTTTCGGAGATAGATTAAAATTCCACTTATAAATCATAACAAAACCACGTATATTTGTCAATAACAAATCGGATGTTTCATTTTTGTTCATATCGTTTTCGTGATATCTGATATTAATAATAACATTTAATTGTGTAATTCAAACAACGTGCTGATAATAGAACAGTGCAAAGCATACAACACTGATCTTGTTTCTGTAATCAGTCCCAGCCACATGTCCGACAGCTTATTTTTTCGTTCGGTGAAGCCGACGGTATTCCGATGGCGTTTGATGGGTGATGCGCTTGAACTGCTTCATGAAATAGCTTTCTGTAGAATATCCGCACATAACAGTTATCTCTGAAAGCGGGTGATCCGTTTCGGAAAGAAGGCGCTTTGCCTCTTCTACGCGAAAATCTATCAGGTCTTCAAACATGCTTTTTCCGAACAGCTGCTTATAATGTTTTTGCAAAGTGCTTTTTGACAGCCCGCTCTCTTTACAAAGTGCATCGACCGTCCATTGTTCGGCAGATGTTTCGCGCAGCTTTTTACGCAGCATGATCAGCTTTTCATTCAGCGCCGAACGCCTGTGCCCCTGTTCAGTTTCGGAAGTACTGTTCAGTTCATCAGAACATTCGGAATAAAGCCTGTCAAGTGCCTGCGTCAACACAGTAACATAGTTAAGCCAGCCTGCATCGTAAACACGGTAATTCTCACCAAATGATACAGATATGACCCCGAACTGCTTTTCATTCAGATGCAGCGGAGAAACAAACACGATTTCAGGATCGTCTTTACCTGAAAGGAATGCTGATGCGCTATCTAAAGACATATCACAGCGGTGTATCTGCGGAGTCCCGTCAGCATTGCAGGTAGCAGCAAATACATATTCTCCCGAATGTCCGCGAAGATATATCCCTACCCTTTGCATATGGTAGATTTCTTTGCTATGATACAGCGCACACGCCAGAAAATCCGAAACATTTTTTGCCTGTTCGAGAGCAGGAGCCATATTGATGCCGAACGTGTATTCCGACCACATTCGCGGGATCGTTACACAAGGGTCAACAGACAGCTGTTTTGTCGGAATATTGGTGCAGCCACAAGAACTTCCTATCAAAAATCCGCTTTTCTGACTTTCCACAGAACTGCATAAAAGCCCTGTCAAATTGCGATGAAGTCGGCGTACCGCATCTGCACCCAACTGAAAATTATTTCGCACATATGTCGTCAGCGTTACATCAACATTTGCAGTAAATGGGTACCCGTCATATCCTGTCACCGCAACATCGTCAGGTACACGTACACCTCTTGAGATGAGGGTCTTGATAAGTGCAACAGCCATAACATCATTGCCGCAGACTATAGCTTCAGGCATCTGTAATTCACCTGAAAGCAGCTTTTCGGCATAAGGCGTGACAGAATCATACCAGAATGTGCCGTATTCAAAATAGGTATCATCGAAATAAAGTCCATGCTGAGTCATGCGGTCTTTCCATGCTCGCAGTCTTGTCTGTGCCTGAAAGCTGTCCTTCCAACCTGTCAGACAATATATTCGCCTGTATCCGTGAACCTCTATAAGATGTTCGACGACTTTGCCAAACTCATCATAATCATCATACTGCGTGCTGTCAAAAACAGTGTGTGTGCTCTCGTCAACTGTCATGACATATTTCTGCGTTTCCAGCAGCCGATGTTCTATATCTGATATAACGGCAGCACCCATAGTCGTATCATCTTTCAGATAAAGAAAGGCATCAATATCTTTTGCACCGATCATACGGAATATTTCACGTTCAGCCTTTGCATGCGCCTGAACATTATTTTCAAATTGTATCAGCGGCGCAATAATGAGCGCATCACAGCCGCAGTGTCTTAGCTGACTGATCGCACCGCGCAAAATATCCTGAACATATACTCTTGAAAGCACAGGTGCAACTATCCCGATAATAGTTTTTTTACTCACATGCATTTCCTCCCCTTTTATACCTGAACATTTACCGCTTATTCACCGCATATCATGCGGGACATTGTGTCCCTATCTATTGTACTATTATATCATAATAATTTATAATAATCAAGATAATATTACAATCATTGGAAATAAAAATGCGATATTCAGGACAATATTGAATTGACTTTTCGCTTCTGATGCGGTACAATAATAGTACAAAAGTTTTGTTTAAAGAAATAACAAAACTAATACCACAACTGACATTTAGGAGGGAAATATCAATGCAGAAAAAGAAGATCATAGCTGTGCTGGCAGCGGCAGCACTTTATCTGACGCCGTTGACTTCACATATCCGACCGCTTGCATCAGTTTCCGTATCGGCATCTGCGGAAACGATCTCAGATATCCCGCAGGATTATCTTACTGCCTGCGACTGGGTCTGGAAGAATCGTATCGAAACGGAGCGTTCATGTGAAGCATGGTCTACCATCTACGATCAGATCATCGCAGGCAACGGCACACTGCAATACATACTGATATGGCAGTCCTACGAACCGATCACGCTGGCACAAAGACAAAAGCTGCCGCAAATGCTTGAAGAAGCTATAAACAAGTGGAATGACTGCCTTGTGGGCTATGATGACTGGCCGATCGACCACGTTAATGTCAAGGTCGTTGGGTATGCTGTACTCGATGAAAGCTGTATCCTTGACCGTCAGCCGGACGAAAAGGTCTACACACAGACCACGACTTCATGGCTGCATGATGACATGGTATCAAGCGGCATGGGTAATTCAAGCGTCCCGACTATCCAGCCCGCCGAACCTACCGATCTTTCGCGCTATGTACACTGGAACAATAAAAAATGGAACTACAACGGCAGCTACGATAACCGCTATGATATGTACCTTCATGGCATCAAAGGCATGATAAATATGGGCGGCTACGGTTATCACTACGGACAGATACTTTCAGATCAGTCTGTGCTGGGACTTATTGACGGCACGACCACCCAGCATATCCTGCTGCACGAAATGGGACACGGCTTTGGTTTTCCAGATTATTACGGCGGTGAGGGCGAATCTGACGGCTTTCCTCCCGGAGGTTTTCCCGGCGGAAAAGGTTCGATAATGATGGCAGGTTCGTGCAGTTATATCAATACTTTCGACAAATACTTTGCACGCTACACATGGAGCAAGCTAAAAAATGAAGCAGGCAGATTTGACTTGAAAAATGTTCAGCCTGCCGCATCAACAGCTGAATTTACCGACAAGATAACAGCCATCAATATACAGCAGAACGGCTATTCTGCCATAACCTTTGAGAACAACGGCACATACCGTTTCCCTGTCAGCGGCTACTTTGACAGCACTGACAAAGACCTTTCGTTCTATGAGGTCGGAGATACAGTTTCTATCAGCTTCACATACGATAAGTCTGATATGCTGATAAAAAACATCGATCATATACAGCTTATCAGCTATGACCCGATAAAAGGCACTCTTATCAGCAAAGTCAGTGTCATTGATACCGACTATTATAACTCATGGGGCATCGACACATATCTGCAAAAAGGCGATGTGCTGTTCGGTGACAGAACTGCTGACAGATGCGCTGTCACAGAACTGCCCGACTCACTAATTGGCGCGGAAGCTGTACTTACTCCCTGTGATGCAAAATCATCTTCAAAAGAGCAGGCTGCTGTTACTGCAAATAAAGATATTACCCTTTATGTGGGACTTGACAGCCGTGTGACAAATGTACCGTCATGGCTTGGCAGCTTCACAAAAACAAGCCAGACAGTAAAAACAAGCAACAATGTTACATTTCTTCTTTATTCTAAAAAAGTAAATGCAGGCGAGAGCGTTAAACTCGGCGCAAACGGGCAGTCCGCAGGCTGCATGAATTACATCGTGCTTGCATCAGCTGCCGCGAACACCTCAATTTCTGATATTTATCCCGAAATAACCGATGTTGCGTACAGCGAACAATATCATCAGATCAGATTTACATGGAAGCCCGTTGACGGCGCTTCAAACTACGGTATTGCAGTATATCTTGCAGGCAAGTGGCGCATACAGACACAGAACATATCTGCATCGGCAACAAGCTACACCACCCCAAAAAATCTCACGGCGGGCAAGACCTACAAGGTAGCAATCGCTGCAAGAGTTAACGGCAAATGGGATACTGCTAATGCTATCAAAAATGCTGTGACTGTTACAATAAAGTGATTTGAAAAATAAGAAGCGGATAGACCGTCATTATCTGGCGGCTATCCGTTTTTTTGTGCTACGATTTTCATGCAATTGTAATCAATTTTTTGTTTTTATCGTAAGCGTATAACCCTCCGCACCTACCCCATCGAAGTCTAATGAAGTATAATAAACTTCAAGGAACATCATGAAGTAAATTGGACAATCCAAATTGGTACATGGAGTTAATTGGAGTATATTAGACAGGAGAGGGTAAAATATATGCAGTCAAATACGACAAGCATCACAACAATAAAGCAGGAAGTACGTCTGCAAGAATGGGCAGCACAGATCGAGGCGCAGCAGGCGAGCGGATTGACGGTCAGAGAATGGTGCGCAGAAAATGGGATCAAGCCTAACACGTATTACAACCGCTTAAGAAAAGTCCGTGAACAGTATATCGAGAATTCTCCGACCATCATTCCTGTATCAGTTCCTTGTTCAAACGAAAATATCCGCATCGAGAAAAACGGACTTCAAATATCTCTTCCGGCAGATAAATCTGCGGATACTCTGACCGCTTTGGTGCATGAGCTATGCTGAATGATCTGGCAGCGGACGCACAGGTCTATCTTGTTACGGGATACACCGACCTTCGGCGCGGGATAGACGGTCTTGCAGCTATCGTTCAGGCTCAGCTTCGACTTGACCCGTTCTCGAAAGCATTGTTTTTGTTCTGCGGAAGACGCTGTGACAGGATCAAAGGTCTGTTGTGGGAGGGCTTATCCGCAGGTTTTTGTTATCCGAACATTTTTGTGGAACAAGGCTTGATGCTGATGATCAAGCCTTGTTCCTTCAAAAAAATATGCGGATAAAAATTTACCTCAAGCCGCAAAGCCGTGCAAATTCATCCTCGTCATCGGGCCATTCTGGTACCTCATTGCCAGAAGATATTACAGGGTTCCCTATTTCCATGGCCTTGCGTTTTTGTTCCAAAGATGGAAATGCGTAATGGTCCTTCGTGGTCTGGATGCTCGAATGTCCCATTGCCACAGCAATCGTCTCTATTGCCACTCCATCACGATAAAGGTATGTTCTCCGTGTTCTTCGAAGCATATGGGGATAAACTGGATTGGGCAGGTCTGGATGATCCTTTCGGACAATGTCCGCATATTTTTTCACTATGCGCTACACATTCCTTTCCGACATAGATTGTTGTGATACTTGTCGTATTTGACTGCATATATTTCACCAACTCCTATCTGTCTAATATACTCCAATTAACTCCATGGACCAATTTGGATTGTCTAATTTACTTCATGGTGTTCCTTGGAGTTTATTATACTTCATTAGACTTCGATGGGGTAGGTGCGGAGGGTTATACGCTTACGATATTTCAATTCCAATGATATTATTGACAATTTTAAATGAATTCTACAATTTGACCCTGCCGGGATATTGTTTCGGCAGGGTCATGGTTTTGTATACTTGAACTGTTTAACTGTTGAAATTATGTCGTATAATACAGCTATGAATAATGCTATTAAAATTGCGAGATTATTGATGATAAATCTTTAAATATATCGGCAAATGGAATATGACAGACAGCCATTATAATTGCAACGAAAAATAGTATAAGGCTTAATGCAACTTTGTGTTGTTCAATTTTAGGTGCCAGTGTGATGATATTGAAAATAAAAGAACTTAGCGTTAACAACAGAAGTACGAAAGTGAAATGCCAATTACTGCTAACAAATAGCATCCTGCACATATTGCACAGACTGCTTTTGGTCACAACATAGAATATTTTTGTTTTTTGCGCTGTCTACTTGACAGGGGACGGTTCATCTTGGTCTGTGCCAGGCTCTTTTTCTTTGTTGGGGCTGCAACAGCCCCTTTGTTTGTTATTTTAAATCAGGTATTAGGATGTCGCCAAGCGGTAAGGCAAAGGACTATGACTTAAATAAAGACTGGTGATCAACCGTGAAAATCCCTTGCGGATTCTCCGTCTAAAAGGTAAATTCAAGAAGCTCTGCATTGATTTTACAGGGCTTCTTTTGCATTCGAAAAAGATTTTCTTTTTATCGTACAATATTTTCTGCTATCATTTTTTTAGAGATTAATATTGATAACCTGTAGGTCAGACTTGTTGTTGATGTATTTAATCCTATTAGGAGGGGCGCTTTTGTTGTTTGTAAAATTCAAGTATAATTCAGATACACATTGTAATGGAGGAATGATATGCCAAAAGCTATTTTTCGCCCAATCGCATACGGTCGGATTGCGTTCTCTGATCGGTTGATGTTTGGAGGCACATTGTTATTTTGCAGGTTTGTAACATATAAAAAAGTTATGCACGAAAAAAATTCATGCCATTACGCGCGTTTTATTCATTTATATGTTACAATTGACAAACAAAATATTTTATGATAGAATATATATCGTCAGGAATTCACGACAGCTTCCGGAACGGCATATTAAATCAGATTTCTTCAAATTCAGACGTGAAGTTGGAGCAATGTCGCAAAAGAAGCATTTTTTAAGTATTGGAAATCATGAAAAGGAAGGAGCATTGCCAATCATGAATATATTGAAAAAAGCAGCACTCAGCGCAATGGCAGCAGTCATGGCGATAACAGGGCTTGCAGCCACTGTCCCGTCTTTGGAGGTCGGTGCAGAACACTACGGAGAAAATGAACTGACCGCTGAACTTGAGCAGATTGCAGCTTTGAAGAAGACCGTTTTAAATGATTATAAAACGGGCAAGTTTACGCAGTATACAGCCCCATCCGAGTGGAGTGTGCTGTGTGTAAAGTTCAGCGATGTTACGTTTAATAAAGGAACGTCTGGCGAAAGGCGTTATACAATCCCGCATAACAGTGATGCAAACACTGTCATTGACCATGGAATTCAGAGATTTGAAGAAACAATGGAAGATATGTCCAATGGTCAGGTTGATTTTAAAATCACTACAATTTGGGTAGATGAACCTGTTAAAGTAGTATATAATCACTTTGGATACGGAGAAATCATAAGCCAGATTAAACAGGTCATCCCGTACAATTCGTTTGATTCTGTATTCTTTTTCAGCAGTCAGGAAGGCACAAATGGAATGACATATGACAATTTAGCAGGTAATACTTTTGGTCATTCATATGTTCAGCCTTTTAACATTGCTGCTGAGATGAAAGCCATTAAGAATCACTATACAATCGAACAAGAGGAAAAAGAATGCTGGACCTGCGGTATTATGACACATGAATTTTTCCATCAGGTTGATGCAGCTGCAAAGGAAGTGCTGGGCGAAACGAATTTTCCGATGTGTCATGATTATCAGGTAAACGGCAATAGGCTGCCAGATGAAAAGGTTAACGATCCAAAGTACGGATATCTGGTGAAAGGAGAAACCGGAAAATATGACTCCCTGCTTGTGAATAAAAATAAGTTCAAATACGTGATAGGAAAATATCCGGATTATCTCGGTGACTATTATGAAGCATTCTTCAGAGGAGAAATTTACTATCAGGAATCTTCTACAAAACAGGTCAGAAAAGGTATGTTCCCATCTATGTGGCGTTATTTAGACAGAACTGCACGTTTGAATCGATATAATTACACAATTCGTAACGTCGAAACCGGAAACTATCTCAAAAAGGAAGATGAGGTTGACGTGCCTGGTGCTTCCGTATTGAGTAGTGTAAAGACAACAGATCTGTTCTCGGAGAATGTACAATGGAAATTAACTGCTAATCTCTCTGCAGCA
Encoded proteins:
- the tnpB gene encoding IS66 family insertion sequence element accessory protein TnpB (TnpB, as the term is used for proteins encoded by IS66 family insertion elements, is considered an accessory protein, since TnpC, encoded by a neighboring gene, is a DDE family transposase.); translated protein: MLNDLAADAQVYLVTGYTDLRRGIDGLAAIVQAQLRLDPFSKALFLFCGRRCDRIKGLLWEGLSAGFCYPNIFVEQGLMLMIKPCSFKKICG
- the tnpA gene encoding IS66 family insertion sequence element accessory protein TnpA, translated to MQSNTTSITTIKQEVRLQEWAAQIEAQQASGLTVREWCAENGIKPNTYYNRLRKVREQYIENSPTIIPVSVPCSNENIRIEKNGLQISLPADKSADTLTALVHELC
- a CDS encoding tyrosine-type recombinase/integrase, producing MKKYADIVRKDHPDLPNPVYPHMLRRTRRTYLYRDGVAIETIAVAMGHSSIQTTKDHYAFPSLEQKRKAMEIGNPVISSGNEVPEWPDDEDEFARLCGLR
- a CDS encoding RICIN domain-containing protein, which encodes MNILKKAALSAMAAVMAITGLAATVPSLEVGAEHYGENELTAELEQIAALKKTVLNDYKTGKFTQYTAPSEWSVLCVKFSDVTFNKGTSGERRYTIPHNSDANTVIDHGIQRFEETMEDMSNGQVDFKITTIWVDEPVKVVYNHFGYGEIISQIKQVIPYNSFDSVFFFSSQEGTNGMTYDNLAGNTFGHSYVQPFNIAAEMKAIKNHYTIEQEEKECWTCGIMTHEFFHQVDAAAKEVLGETNFPMCHDYQVNGNRLPDEKVNDPKYGYLVKGETGKYDSLLVNKNKFKYVIGKYPDYLGDYYEAFFRGEIYYQESSTKQVRKGMFPSMWRYLDRTARLNRYNYTIRNVETGNYLKKEDEVDVPGASVLSSVKTTDLFSENVQWKLTANLSAADPAVFQLIPAADTTQLIRAEKGSPYGTAALYRSGWGTAETANKGFGFKLVPTTDSKGNFAYRIQSTLDVFKNCYFRDNGNGSVCIESNTKNNTWDIEKIGIQSGKYYIKNLKTRGALTVSNNAAAITEYSNGNGNVNQEWMIMEDKNGFFNIYSAVANTNLYFDVVDNNALEGNKVQLYGKSTRYADAQLFQFKKNCSGFYTIIFNRNPELCIAWNANKNQMELQKINGSAEQTWDIGQTQKTPSIQSGKYYNIKTADGEYLSWNGSTVTKSASAAKWKITDKGNGYYWIEANTTNSIRFLDVFYSKNEEGTQIRVCTDTTLCADAEGARYAQNWAFVPNADGTLKIMPKLTFARGLKFSGTNAQLSSTPDSFTLVLAK
- a CDS encoding substrate-binding domain-containing protein yields the protein MSKKTIIGIVAPVLSRVYVQDILRGAISQLRHCGCDALIIAPLIQFENNVQAHAKAEREIFRMIGAKDIDAFLYLKDDTTMGAAVISDIEHRLLETQKYVMTVDESTHTVFDSTQYDDYDEFGKVVEHLIEVHGYRRIYCLTGWKDSFQAQTRLRAWKDRMTQHGLYFDDTYFEYGTFWYDSVTPYAEKLLSGELQMPEAIVCGNDVMAVALIKTLISRGVRVPDDVAVTGYDGYPFTANVDVTLTTYVRNNFQLGADAVRRLHRNLTGLLCSSVESQKSGFLIGSSCGCTNIPTKQLSVDPCVTIPRMWSEYTFGINMAPALEQAKNVSDFLACALYHSKEIYHMQRVGIYLRGHSGEYVFAATCNADGTPQIHRCDMSLDSASAFLSGKDDPEIVFVSPLHLNEKQFGVISVSFGENYRVYDAGWLNYVTVLTQALDRLYSECSDELNSTSETEQGHRRSALNEKLIMLRKKLRETSAEQWTVDALCKESGLSKSTLQKHYKQLFGKSMFEDLIDFRVEEAKRLLSETDHPLSEITVMCGYSTESYFMKQFKRITHQTPSEYRRLHRTKK
- a CDS encoding fibronectin type III domain-containing protein, which translates into the protein MQKKKIIAVLAAAALYLTPLTSHIRPLASVSVSASAETISDIPQDYLTACDWVWKNRIETERSCEAWSTIYDQIIAGNGTLQYILIWQSYEPITLAQRQKLPQMLEEAINKWNDCLVGYDDWPIDHVNVKVVGYAVLDESCILDRQPDEKVYTQTTTSWLHDDMVSSGMGNSSVPTIQPAEPTDLSRYVHWNNKKWNYNGSYDNRYDMYLHGIKGMINMGGYGYHYGQILSDQSVLGLIDGTTTQHILLHEMGHGFGFPDYYGGEGESDGFPPGGFPGGKGSIMMAGSCSYINTFDKYFARYTWSKLKNEAGRFDLKNVQPAASTAEFTDKITAINIQQNGYSAITFENNGTYRFPVSGYFDSTDKDLSFYEVGDTVSISFTYDKSDMLIKNIDHIQLISYDPIKGTLISKVSVIDTDYYNSWGIDTYLQKGDVLFGDRTADRCAVTELPDSLIGAEAVLTPCDAKSSSKEQAAVTANKDITLYVGLDSRVTNVPSWLGSFTKTSQTVKTSNNVTFLLYSKKVNAGESVKLGANGQSAGCMNYIVLASAAANTSISDIYPEITDVAYSEQYHQIRFTWKPVDGASNYGIAVYLAGKWRIQTQNISASATSYTTPKNLTAGKTYKVAIAARVNGKWDTANAIKNAVTVTIK